A stretch of DNA from Bradyrhizobium algeriense:
AACGCGAGGTGATGGAAGAAACCGGGCACGATGTTTCCGTGCACGAGTTTCTGGGCACGCTGGTCTATGAGACCAGCGGCGGGTCGAAGGTCGTGCACTACTGGCGCATGGAAGCGCGCGGCGGCGCGGTTCATGAGCTGATGCGTGACGTGAAGGCCGTGGACTGGCTGCCGCTTGCGGACGCCGTCGACCGGCTCTCCCGCGATTACGAGCGCGCGTTTCTTGAAAATGTAGGCCCGATTGCACTCTCCGCGGCGGCGCATGCCGCGACCACCCGGAAAGCACGGGCCAGACAACCGGCGCCGGAAAAGCGCCGGACGCGGCGAGCCGACGTCACAGCGCCTCCCGCAGTCACTGCTACGCCTGCTTCGTCCCCAACCGATCAGCCCTTGCCGCAGCTTGCGCAGCAAGAGGATGTGACTGACGTGATCGATGCGACCGCGGGTGCATCCGTCGAGGAAGCGCAGCCGGCCGTCACGCCGTCATTTGCGCCAGAGATAGAGCCGGTAGCCGTCGAACCGGCCGAGATGCAGAGGCGAGAGCAGCCGGGCAGAAACCTGCTTCAGCGCGTACGGGACTGGCTGCGGGGCGCGGCCTGATCCCATCTTCTGCGCACTACCGCAATTCCTTTGGCAGCGGCTTGCTTCGTTGCGGCGCGGTGGCTGGCCGCCTCGGCGCGGCGGGCAGTCCCGGGCGCTGTATGGCGGGCGCGCCCTGAACGCCGGGCGCGCGCTGCAGTCCGGGCACGCCGTACCGGTTAGGCAATCCCGGCCGCCCCTGTGGTGCGGATTGCGCAGGCGCTGAGGGCTGTTGCGGTTGGCCTGCGCGCGGTGGCAGGCCGGGTTGCGGTGGCAGATCGGATCGTGACGGCTGTCCCGCACGCGGCGGCACTCCGGGCTGTGCCGGCAGACCGGGGCGTGACGGTTGTCCGGCCCGCGGCGGCGTGCTGGGTTGATTGGGTGAGCCTGGCTGCTGTTGTCCCTGGCGGTTCGGCGCGCCTGGCTGTTGCTGCTGACCGGGCCGGTTCAATTGACCCGGCTGTTGCGGCTGTCCAGGACGATTGAGCCGATCAGGCTGCTGTCCTTGGTTCTGTCCCTGGTTCTGTCCTTGGCGGTTCGGTACGGCCGGCAGCGGCGGCTGACCGGGTTGCCCCGGCAGGCCGTTCTGTCGCGGCTGGCCGGGACGGTTCAACTGACCGGGCTGCTGTTGTTGTCCGGGCCTGACTTGTCCAGGCAGGCCATTCTGCCGCTGCTGGCCAGGCTGGAATTGCCGGATCGGCCGGTTCGGATTGACGAAGGTGGGATTGGCGCGGCGGAATTCGCGCTGCTGGAACACGACCTGCCGGCCGACATTCTGCACCGAGTGAAGCTGACGCACAAAGCCCTGGTCGCGCAGCATCACCGCTTGCGGAATCGCCAGCGGCACCGCTGCGAAGCGCACGCCGCCGCTACCTGGCCGGATGGTGAAGCCGCTCGCGCCTTGCGTGAGAAAGCCGAGCCGCGCGCCGGCGCGGTCGTTGACCTCGATGCGGCCGACGCGCCCGTCGGCGTCGGGATAAAGCTTGACCGCGACGTTGTTCGGATTGTTGGCGGCAGCGCCCTCCGGCACTTCGACGAGGCCGGTGGTGCCGCGAATGCCCAGCGTTGCCGTCGGCGTCGTGATCTTCATGTCGCCGGTTTTTGCCACCGAGGCGGCGACGAATGCGGCGGTGCCCTTGGCGACGTCGAAGATCGCCGCGTTGCTCTTGCCGCCGTCCTCATAGACGTAATTGTCGATGGTGATCTTCGTGCTCGCCTTGAGATTAAAGGTGGTGGCGTCGATGAAGGTGATGCCGAGCGCGGAATTCGCTCCAGTCTGCACCACGTCGTTGAGATAGATGTCGTCCTTGACCTTGAGCGGCGTGGTCTTGTCGTTGCGGATCACGCTGGCGCTGCCGGTCACGGTGGCGACGTTGCCGACCGGCTCCTCGGGCGCGTCCGCTGTGGTCGCGTTAGGCGTGGCGGAATCGGTCGTCGCCGGTGCGGCCGGCTGCGAAGGCTCGGTCTGTGCCTGCGCCAGTTGCGTCAGCTCGGGCGGGCCTGCGAAAACTTCCGTCGCGCCCACCGTCGTGCCGCAGGCCAGCAGCGCAAGCGCGTAGGAAAGTTGGCGCGACATCGGGATTCCGTTCACGGGGGAGGCAGTAGGCGGGGCTCTGATTTCAGCGCCGTTAGCCTGAATGCGGGATGAACGCCGCGTTTGTTGTCACGGGAGGCCGAAACGAGAAAGCGCCACGTCCGGGATATACCGGTGACATGGCGCTATGACTTTAATAAGGAAATGCTCAGCCGCGCTTGTGCGGCGTCAGGTTGAGCGGCCTGGAGGGCTTTGCCGCGGGCGCGTAGTTCACGGGCGTGGCGGCGGCCGGCGGTGCGTACTGAAAGACGGCCTTGCAGCCGTCGCTGAGCTGCGCGCGCTTCTGGACCATGCAGGTGGTAACGCGCTCGACATCGGGGATCTCCGATGAGCAAAGCCGCATCGCATCGCCGGTGCACATCTGCTCCTGTTCCGGCGTGTGGGCCTGGGCAGCCGTGCTCAGCGCGGCCAGCGCAATGGTGGTCGCGATCAGCATCTTGCAGGCGCGCATGCTCGAAGCGGCGAAGGCCATTGAGTGTCCCTTTTTCGGATGGTGTGGCAGCGGATGCTGCGGTCCGAACTCTCGCGCCGGAGTGGCGCCTCGTTGGAGGAACTACGCGGCGTCGGTTTCGGGAATTTGTCGTCGCAAGCGCAAATGTGTTTCGTCGCAGGGAGATTTGTTTCGTCGCTGGAGCGCGGTCCCCCCGCATGGCTGCCGGTCGAGCCCGTTTCCACTACTTTTCCGCAACCTCGCCCAACGTTGGCAATGTCTGTCCGGCACGGATCGGCTATAATCTGATTCTGGCGCGGCCCATGCCTCCCCCCTCCGTCGGGAAAGCATCATTCATGCGGGGCCATTGCGATCATCGAACCAACTGTTCGAGCACCAAGCATAAGGAGGGGTTGTGATCATTGCTCGCAATAGGAGGTTCTTCGATGAAGCTTTCTGCGCCCCTTTATCACTTGAAGCGTAAGGCCAAACTTCTATCCCGTGCAGAAAATATCCCGCTGCACGAGGCGCTCGACCGCGTTGCCAGGCAAGAGGGTTTTAGCGGCTGGAGTTTGCTCGCAGCCAAGGTGACTGCCACCGCACCCACCGAAAAACTGTTTGCGCGGCTGGCTCCCGGCGACCTGGTGCTGGTGGGTGCGCGCCCGGGCCAGGGCAAGACCCTGATGAGCCTTGAACTCGCCGTGCAGGCCATGAAGTCCGGCAGTCGAGGCGTGTTCTTCACGCTGGAGTACACGGAAAAGGACATGCTGGATCGTTTCCGTGCCATCGGCGTGGCGCGCGAGGATTTTGCCGGCCTGTTTGAATTCGACAGCTCCGACGAAATAAGTTCGGATTACATCGTCAAGCGGTTGGCAGGCGCGCCTCGCGGCACCCTGGTGGTCGTTGACTATCTGCAGCTGCTCGACCAGAAGCGCGAGAATCCGGAATTGATGGTTCAGGTTCGCACCCTGCAGTCGTTCGCTCGCGATCGAGGGCTGATCTTCGTCTTTATCTCCCAGATCGATCGCTCATACGATCCGTTGAAGAAACCATGCCCTGATCTGGAAGATGTCAGATTGCCGAATCCGCTGGATCTGAGCCTCTTCACCAAGACATGTTTTCTGAACAACGGCGAGGTTCAGTTCCGGGCGGCAAGCTAGGCCGCGGACTCGTTAGCGCGAAGCCATAGTCGTATCGACGCAAGCTGCATGGCCATGCTCCTCGGCTGAGTTACAGAGCACGAGAAGCATGCGTCAGCGGGCAGGCATTGGAATCAGGTCGGTATTCGGGCCGACTCGGACATGCCTTGATCTAGATCAACCGGGAAATGTGCCACTCCGTTTCCGTACGCCTCAGCATCCGTCAAAGGACCTTACTGAAAAACGCTCAACAAGCCATGTCGGCTTCGGCGCGCTAGCAAGTAGAACGAGCAGGAGAGTGGCGGCGCGCATGGTCTAGTCGATCCGACGTTTTCTACTGGACGGAAGGAGAAACCATGAAGACAGCTATGGATTCCAAGTACCGCAGGGAGATTTCCTCCGTACCGTTGCTGGATATGAAGAATCCGCCACGAGTCGAACCCGGCGGCGGCTAGTCGCGGCGGGCGGGTCGAGCGGGGCGTGCGCAGTTGCACGTCCCGCTGTCATTAAAGAAAGGACATCCCATGCACCCAGTAATCATGGCAATTGCGGTAAGCACTCAATTGGCGAGTACTCAATTGTTGACGCCCATTTCCGATGCCATCCCAAAACTCAACGTCGAAGCTACCTGCAGAGGATCGGTAGAAGCCGATAAAGCGATGGGTTTGGCCTTACCTCAAGGTTTCGACAAGTGCATGAGCGATGAGCATTCAGCGCGACAACAATTGGACCCGATTTGGTCTTCGTATTCCCCGGCTGTCAGAGCCCAGTGTGAGGGAGAGGCGACGGTTGCCGGCGAAGCGAGTTATGTCGATCTCTTGACCTGTCTTCAAATGAATGATGGATCAGTGACGACCTCGGCAAGTGCTTTGAAGGGCGCGAGCCGAAAGAAAAGGGCCCCAAACTAACCCGTATTATTGCCGCAACGCCGAAACGCCGGTCTTGTTGGGAGATAGCTGAGCGTGGCCGAGCCTTCAGATCGGCGCCTCCACCAGTAAGTTCGTTGGCAGGGCACTGAACTTGCGGCGCCCCGGCGATCTTGCCGTCGCCAGCGCAGGCGGTGCGATCGCCGCGCAAATTCTTGCATCACATTTGGGAGCTCAATGATGAAGTGTACCAAATCGACGAAAGAGAAGCGAAACGCTGCCATTAGAAATGGCCTAATCGCACTTGCTGGCATGGGTGCGGCGTTCGGCAGCGGTGCACTGGCGCAGACACCGCCGGTCGCGCCCACCGGCTCGGCAGTACCGGCATTTGGCGTACTGGTTGGCCGGTGGGCGCGAACCGAAGGCCCATATGTAATCAACATCAGTGGGGTTGATGAAAACGGCAAGCTTGACGCCAGTTATGCCAATCCGAGGCCGCTACCTTTTCACACTGCAGAAGTTACCCGCGACGGAAACGCGCTCAAGCTATTCTTTGAATTACGCGCTGCCGGTTACGGCGGCTCCACTTACACACTCAAATATGATGCCGCGAGCGACAGTCTGAGAGGCGTCTACGACCAAGTTGTCGTAATGCAAAAGTTCGACGTGGTTTTTAATCGTACGAAGTGACGGTACCCGGCGTAATTTGACGATGCGCATAAAGAAGGCCCTGTGGCGAACCACAGGGCCTCAAGTCTCGGGGAGAAAGTAATCAGCTCACGCGTTTCCAGGTCTGGCCGCCGCAGAACATGCCGCCGAAGGCGCAGCCCTGGACCTTGAGCGTATTGCTGCTCTTCAGCGCGATCGTCGAGTCGTAGTTGCGGTCGCTGTCGGGATCATTAATTCGGCCGGTCCACTTGCTGCCCTGCGGCTTCATGTTGATCAGGATCCTTGCGCCGGTGTTGACGGAATAGCCGCACAGATTGGCGCCGCATTCCTCGATGCGCACGTTGCCCTTGTTCTCTTCCGTCGCCCAGATGCCGATCGGCGAGTTTGGATCGGTCGCGGCGGTTGCGGCCACCGGGGCCGGCTGGGGCGCGGGCGCGGTAGCGATCGGCGCGGGCGGCGGAGGCGGAGCGGGCGGTGCAGCTTCGGTCCGTGCCGGTGTCGCGGCCGCAACGGTCGTTGGAGCGGGCGCGGGCGTGACCGCAGTCACGGCGGGAGCGGGGGGCTGCGGCGCGGCGGCCTGGGCCGGAGCGGGTGCCGCCGGCGCGGTCGCCACGGCGTCATCGTCGTCCTTGCGCTTGGAGCCCATGCCCTTGAGATCGACATTGCCGAGCGTGCCGTTATAGCCGGGCGCGGTGATCTTGACGCAGGAGATGGCGTTGCAGTTGCGCGGCGCTTCAACGCGAACGCGCTCGCCGTTGATCTGGAGCGTAATTCCGCCGGCATGCGCCGAGGTGGTGGCCATCAACAATGCGGCGAGTATGTAGAGCTTCTTCATGACAGGCTCCTGAGCGGCTTGTGAGCGCGTGGCGGTGAATGTGCGCGGACCCTATGCGGCGCGAGGGAGGCGTTCTGTGATGTACGTCACAAGACGCCTCGGGAGCGCCACAGCCGGAAGCACCGCGACGGCGCGGCTCGGTGATTCAAATCACATCCAGTCAAGGCTCCCGCGGCTAGTTTTCCGCGTCACCTGCGGGGAGGCTTCGATGAAACGATTTTGTTTTCTCGCCGTGCTGATCACGCTCAGTTCTTCGGCCTATGCCGCCGGGATTTCATTCAACGTCGGCCGCCATCGGGTGCAGATCGAATCCTCCAGGCATTGCCGTTCGGTCTCGTGTGCCAGGATGTCGATCTCCAGAAACCTCGACTGGCGCCGCAAGCGTGACCGCTACGACGATGAGCGCGACGCGGCCGTACCGGCGAAGCCGGTGCCGTCCGCGCCGCAGACGGTCGCGCCAACTGCGCCGCAGACGATTTCGCCGCCCGCACCGCCGGCGATCACGGCGCCGGCCAAGACCATCGTTGCCGTGCCGCCGCCGGCCGTTTACACGGTGGCCGCATCGAGAGGCCAGATCGTCGATGCGCCTCCGCCACCTCCGCCGCCAGCACCGCCACCCGTTCAACAGGTTTCGATTCCGGTGCCGCCGCCCCCGCAGGCCGCGCAACCGGTCGAGACCGCGCAGCCTGCGCCGCAGGTCGAGCGCGTCGCGCATCGGGCCGAGGAAGAGCCGTCTGATTCTCCTGATTCTCCGATCGGCGATTGGCAGACCGAAGGCAAGGGAACGGTGCGGATCGCCAAGTGCGGCAATGCGCTGTGCGGCTTTGTGCTCGGTTCATCGAACGAGAAGGGCGAAGCGATCCTGATCAACATGAAGCCGAAAACGGACAGGCAATGGACCGGGGGCGTATACAGCCAGGGTTCTGGCGAGACCTATTACGGCACGATATCGATGAAGGGGACCAACACGCTGCGCGTCGAAGCCTGCGCGCTTGGCCGCTTCTACTGCTCCGGCAACAATTGGAGCCGCATCACGCGCCGCGCCGACAGCCTGGTGACGTCATGGCAGACATTGTCCGGGCAGCGCTCTTAGAGCCTTCATCAATTCTTCGCTCTTGACGCTAAGTCAGCTCACGAAAACGCCCGATGACATGGTCACCGGGCGTTCAGGTCCATCTCTGGACGAGAATTCTAGAACACGCCAAGCACAATCGCGCCGACGAAGGCGAGTGCAAGATACGCAGTGACAACGCTAAGTCTGCTCACGAGAGGACTTGCGAAATCCATTGGGGACAGCTCCCTGGGTTCACGTCGTGCCCGCACATAACACTTTAGGCTAGCAAAGCGTTCCCGGTCCAAAAAGTCAGCGTTGCTGTCCCTCCATCGGCTCTCCACAGGCGGCAGCTCCCGGAAACATGGTAAAAAATTCGTAAAATCAACATGTTGAAGAGTCTTTAAATAAATTAGTTGAACGTGCGGGCGATGACGCGCGGAGTTCGTTTGTATCTCGTCGGCTCCTTCGTCCTCGTCTCGCTAGCGGGTTGTGGCCGCGGATTTTTTCAGTCCGCCGAGCGCGAACCGTGGCGCGCCGAGGCCGAAGTCGCTTGCCTGAAGTCCGGCGCGGTCAAGGAGAGCCCGGAATTGGTCCGGATCGACCCGATCTCCGGTCCCGGCGTGTGCGGCGCGGAATATCCGCTGAAAGTGGCGGCGCTCGGCGAAAACATCACCAGCTTCGGCTTTGCCGACGAAAGCCTGCGGCCTCCAGGCAATATCGGCAACCAGCCGCGCTGGCCGATCACGCGCGCGCCGGCGGCGGCTCAGCCCCAAGGAAACTATCAAGGAAACTATCAAGGAAACTATCAGGGAAGCCATTCGGGTAACTATCCGGCTCCGGCACCGCGGCAGCCGACCTATGCCGCGCCGTCGAACGGTCCGATCTCGCTCTCCGCGCCGGGCGTCGGCCCGCAGGAGGATGACGTCGACCTGCCGCCCGAAGGCACGCCGACATCGCGCGACAGCGGCTATATGGCGGCGCCGTCCTATCCGCCGCGCGAGCGCTATACTGCACCTTCTTCCACGCCGTATCCGCAGCCATCCTATTCGCCATCGCCGGCAACGCCGGCCGCGCCGCGGCTCGGGCCGGCGCAGGGCAATTCCGTCAGCGCCTTCGGGCAGGTCTCGATGAAACCGGCGGCGACGCTGGCGTGCCCGATCGTCTCGGCGCTCGACCGCTGGCTCACCGATTCCGTGCAGCCGGCGGCGATGCGCTGGTTCGGCGCGCGCGTCGTCGAGATCAAGCAGATCTCGGCCTATTCGTGCCGCGGCATGAATGGCAATCCGCACGGGCATATTTCCGAGCACGCCTTCGGCAACGCGCTCGACATCGCGGCCTTCACGCTCGCCGACGGCCGTCGCATCACGGTCAAGGGCGGCTGGCGCGGCATGCCCGAAGAGCAGGGCTTTCTGCGCGACGTGCAGGGGGCCGCCTGTCAGCAGTTCAACACCGTGCTGGCCCCGGGCTCGAATTCCCATCACGAGGATCACATCCACGTCGACCTGATGCGCCGTGCCTCCCGCCGCACCATCTGTCAGCCCGCGGCGGTGTCGGGCGATCAGGTCGCCGCGCGCGCCGGGCAGCGTAACCCTTACGGGTCACGCGATCCCTACTCGACCGGATCGGTCGGAGCCAAGAAGTCGGTGTCGCGCTGGTTCAGGGGCAACAGCAAGGTCAACGAGGAAGACGAGTTCGAGGATCATTGAGGCGTTCGCGGCTTCGTGAGACAGATCAGCAGAAGACGTAATCCGCCGACCTCAATGCCATCGTCCGAAAAGCCTGTCGGTGGGTAGCTGTGGCCGCAACCCTCCGCCCACACGATCATCCAAAAATTGTGGATTAGCTTCTCTAGTCCGTCCTGCTTTGAGCGTGCGCTCATAAATCGGGACGTTCGGATTTGCGATAAAATGTCCGGCTTGTCCCGAATAACGACGCAAGAGCTGACACGCCCGCAGACCAAGGTTTGGGCGAAGAGCGGCTCATGGATGAGCAAGTCTCCAGTTCTGAAATTCTCCCGATTGAATAGACCGCCTCGTAGACCGTCCAGGAGACCTCTCGGCGGCGCTCAACGGTCCGATTAGTTCGTGCGAGGCATTAAGGGAGTGGGCTCTGTCCCAGTCAAAGCCAGCGCATGCGCGCCCGGCACGGTTACAATGTCAGCGAAGCTCTAATGCCGTCAGACAGATCTCGGCGGCTCTGGATCGACTGGGGCCGTCGGCGTAGCCGGTCGGCCCAAAATACCAGCTTGTTGACAATGGTGTTCGACGGTACCGTGGTCACGATTTTTCAGGGACCTAAATGATTTGCCAGAGTTGCCAGCACGAAAACGGCCCGGCGGCGAAGTTCTGCGAACAATGTGCTTCTGTGCTGGCACGCGTTTGCACGAACTGCGGCACTCAAATTGCGCCGACGGCGAGGTTTTGTTCACATTGCGGTCATTCAACGAGCCAGAGCGTCGCAAATCAGAGCGTCGCAAACTACCTGTCTGCGCGCTCTGAGGCGTTGAAGCCACAGACTGCCCAGCCCCTCACAGCGAACATTCTCACCTCCACCGCCGAGCTTGGGGGTGAACGAAAACAGGTGAGCGTGCTGTTCGCAGACATCACGGGCTCACTGGCCCTGATATCCGGCCAGGATCCGGAGAGCGCGCAGGCGATCCTCAATCCTGTGCTCGAGCAGATGATCGATGCCGTCCACCGTTATGAGGGGACCGTCAACAGGATCCTGGGTGACGGCATCATGGCGATCTTTGGCGCGCCGCTCGCCCATGAGGATCACGCCGTGCGCGCCTGTTCCGCCGCCCTGATGATGCAGGACGCCGTGGCCAAACTGGCGGACCGCGCCAATACGCCGCTCAAAATTCGCGTTGGGCTCAACTCGGGCGAAGTTGTCATCTGTGCCATCAGCAGCGAGCTCGACATGGAATACACCGTTGTTGGTGAGGCTGTGCACGTGGCCGCTCGCATGGAGCAGATGGCGGAGCCCGGCACGATCCTGACGACAAAGAAAACCATTCGGTTGGCCGAGGAATACGTCACGGCGCGGTCGCTCGGTCCGCTGCCGGTTAAAGGGCTTGCCGAACCCGAGGAGGTCTATGAGCTCATCGGAGCGGGTCCCGCGCGCACCCGTTTGCAGGCCGCAACGATTCGCGGCCTGACCTTGTTTGTCGGCCGCGAGGCAGAACTCGATAAGCTGCGCCACGTACAGCAACTGGCCGATACGGGGTCGGGCCAATTGGCGGCGATCATCGGCGAGGCCGGCATCGGCAAGTCACGGCTTGTCTATGAGTTCACGCATACAAGCCGGCTGCCTGGCCTGCTTGGCTGGCTCGTGCTTGAGAGCACGTCGCTCTCGCACGAAAGAGCGACCAGCTATTTGCCCGTGATCGAGCTTCTCAAGAGCTACTTTGGAATCCAGGATCGGGACGAGCTTGATGAGATCCGCCAAAAGGTGGTCCAGAAAACCATCGCGCTCGACGAAAGGCTGGAAGCGACGCTTCCCGCGCTATTGGCGTTGCTCGATATCCCCGTTGATGACCAGGGCTGGCAGGCGCTCGATCCAGCTCAGCGTCGGCGTCGCAACATCGACGCCGTAAAGGCTTTGTTGCTGCGGGAAGCGCGCAAGCAGCCGGTCCTCCTGATCTTCGATGACCTCCATTGGGTGGATAACGAAACGCAGGAATTGCTCGATGCCCTGGTGAGCGCCATGGGCTCGGCATCCCTCATGCTGCTCGTCAGTTACCGCCCGGGCTACCAGCACAACTGGGGGAGCAGGGAGAACTACCATCAGATCCGGCTAAGCGCGTTGCCCAGGCGTGACACCGGCTATCTGCTGGAGGCGCTGCTTGGCGAGGATTCCGGCATTGCGCCACTCAAGCGGTTTCTGATCGCGCGGGGTGGCAACCCTTTTTTTATCGAAGAAACCGTCCGCTCTCTGGTGGAAACCCAATATCTCGTCGGCGAACGCAGTCGTTATCGACTGATGAGTCCGACCGCGACCATTCAGGTTCCACCGACTGTCCAGGCCATCTTGGCGGCGCGAATAGATCGCCTTCTTCCCGGTGACAAGAATCTTCTGCAGATCACTTCCGTTATAGGCCGGGAGATTCCGTTTGCCGTGCTCCGGGCGATGGCCGATCTGACGGAAGGCGCTCTGGATGGCGCGCTCGATCGGTTGCAGGCGGCCGGCTTTCTCCATGAGACCAGGTTTTTTCCGGACGTTGAATACGCGTTCGTACACGCGATCACCCACGAGGTGACATACGAGGGCCTGCTGCGGACGCGACGGCGCGCGCTGCACGCGCGACTGGTCGACACTATCGAGACTCTCTATCGGGATCGGATCGGCGAGCACATTGAGCGTCTCGCGCAACATGCGGTTCGCGGGGAGTTGCCGGACAAGGCTGTTCGATACCTGCGACAGGCCGGACTGAAGGCGCTCTCGCGGTCGGCCCTTGAGAACGGGCGAGGCTGGTTCGAACAGGCGCTCGCCGTCCTTGAGAAGCTGCCCGAAAGCAAAGAAAGTATCGAACTTGCTATCGATATTCGCTTCGATCTGCGAAACGCCCTTCACCCCCTGGGCCACCTCGATAAATGCCTGGGGCACCTGCAGAAGGTGCAGGCGCTGGCTGCTCAACTCGCTGACAAACGGCGGCTCGGACAAGCTTCGTCATTCCTGTGCCAGTACTACCGGCTCATGGCGGATCTCGGCCCTGCCATCGAGGCCGGCGAAAAGGCAATGGCTATTGCAGACGAGTTAGACGACTTGCGCCTCCATATAGTGGCTGCCGGACATTTGGGGCCAGCTCTGACTGCAAGAGGGGACCATCATCGCGCGTCACAAATATTGGGCGCGGGCGTTGAGCGTCTCCGAGACGATCTCGCGGCCGACACGATGGGCACAACCGGCGTTCTTGGCGTATTCACGCGCGTATATCTGATTTCCTCGCTTGTCGAACTCGGAGAGTTTGATCGGGCGCTGCGCGTTGCGGAGGAGGCCGTGGAAATTGCCCGAGCCGCCAACCACGTTTACAGCCTTGCGTTCTCCTATTACGGACTCGGCACTGTTCTTGCCCTTCGGGGCGAGGTTTCGCGGGGCATCACGGTCCTCGAGCAGGGCCTTGAGCTTTGCCGCTCGTGGATTCTTCCATTGATGCTGCCGCTGCTCGGCACCTCGCTTGGACACGCTTATCGCCTGGCTGATCGCATCGATGAGGCCATTGTCCTCCTTGAGGAAACGGAACGTGAGTCGAGCGCGATGCACCGCATGAGCGGGCTCGCCATGACGGTGGTCCGGTTGGGTGAAGCTTACCTTCGGAAGCTCCGCACGGCTGACGCCGAGCAATGCGCTCGACGGGCGCTCGGACTTGCGCGCAAACATGGTGAGCGCGGCCACGAAGCTTACGCGCTGCGATTGATCGCCGAACTCGGCGTGACGGACGCGCCTCTCCTCGATGAAAGCGAGACGAATTTTCTCCAGGCCCTCCGAAGGGCCGAGGAGCTCGATCTGCGACCGCTGGCGGCGCAGTGCTATCTCGGGCTTGGAAAACGCTACCGGCGTATTGGCAAGCAGGCGAGCGCGGAGCAGCACTTCAGCGCCGGCGCAGCCCTGTTTCGGCAGCTCGGTCTGCAATTCTCCCTGGAGGATCACGCTACGTGCAACAGCTAGAGCATGATCCGGAAAAGCGGACACTGGTTTTCCCTCGCGACGCGGAACGCGTTTGCGCGGAGATCATGCTCAAATCAAAGAGATAGAGTGGGATGGCGCTTCGAAGAAACGTCATCCCGCTCTAGCTCAACCTTCCGAGAAAAGGTCTGCCGGATCGTGTAGCGGACGATCGTGCGGCAGACTTTGGAAACTGCGGGCTGAATTGCCGGCTAGCCGCGATTAGAAGTTTCGACCTCGATGCCGCTGACTTCCAG
This window harbors:
- a CDS encoding ATP-binding protein; this translates as MSVLFADITGSLALISGQDPESAQAILNPVLEQMIDAVHRYEGTVNRILGDGIMAIFGAPLAHEDHAVRACSAALMMQDAVAKLADRANTPLKIRVGLNSGEVVICAISSELDMEYTVVGEAVHVAARMEQMAEPGTILTTKKTIRLAEEYVTARSLGPLPVKGLAEPEEVYELIGAGPARTRLQAATIRGLTLFVGREAELDKLRHVQQLADTGSGQLAAIIGEAGIGKSRLVYEFTHTSRLPGLLGWLVLESTSLSHERATSYLPVIELLKSYFGIQDRDELDEIRQKVVQKTIALDERLEATLPALLALLDIPVDDQGWQALDPAQRRRRNIDAVKALLLREARKQPVLLIFDDLHWVDNETQELLDALVSAMGSASLMLLVSYRPGYQHNWGSRENYHQIRLSALPRRDTGYLLEALLGEDSGIAPLKRFLIARGGNPFFIEETVRSLVETQYLVGERSRYRLMSPTATIQVPPTVQAILAARIDRLLPGDKNLLQITSVIGREIPFAVLRAMADLTEGALDGALDRLQAAGFLHETRFFPDVEYAFVHAITHEVTYEGLLRTRRRALHARLVDTIETLYRDRIGEHIERLAQHAVRGELPDKAVRYLRQAGLKALSRSALENGRGWFEQALAVLEKLPESKESIELAIDIRFDLRNALHPLGHLDKCLGHLQKVQALAAQLADKRRLGQASSFLCQYYRLMADLGPAIEAGEKAMAIADELDDLRLHIVAAGHLGPALTARGDHHRASQILGAGVERLRDDLAADTMGTTGVLGVFTRVYLISSLVELGEFDRALRVAEEAVEIARAANHVYSLAFSYYGLGTVLALRGEVSRGITVLEQGLELCRSWILPLMLPLLGTSLGHAYRLADRIDEAIVLLEETERESSAMHRMSGLAMTVVRLGEAYLRKLRTADAEQCARRALGLARKHGERGHEAYALRLIAELGVTDAPLLDESETNFLQALRRAEELDLRPLAAQCYLGLGKRYRRIGKQASAEQHFSAGAALFRQLGLQFSLEDHATCNS